tTCTCCTCTGGCTGGGGCGGCGCGTCGCCCGCCTCCCCGTTACCCACGTCGTCCTGCTCGGCCGAGGGGAGCAGGAGAGAGCCATGCCGGTCCTCCCTGCGCTCCCCGCCACCCCGCTCCCTGTCCCTCTTATGCTCCCTGTCCTTTTCCCTGTCCCCCCTGTGCCTCTCCCGGTCCCTCTCCCGGTCCTTGTCCCTGTGGCTGCGCCTCCGGTCACGGTCCCGctccctgtccctgtctttgTCGCGCTCCCTCCCGCCGCgctcctctcccacctctcccccttcctcaccCACACTAGGCTCTTCAGgcatcttctctcctccctcccccatcatACCGTCTCCAAGCCCCATGCCCTCATCCCCCTCGCCACCCTTGCCCCTCTCCCGGTCTCGCTTGCGCTCTCGGCTTcggctcctcctcttcctttcacccttgtctctgctcctctccctgctaTGACTGTCTCCCcctggtcctcctcctccccgctccctctctcggtctctcctcCTGCCACCCCCTATGCTCTCCTCTCCAGGCCCTGCCAGGCCCAGACCCCTGTCGCCCCTCTCCCTGGAGCGGGAGCTGCGCCTGCGTCTGTCCCGGGACCGGGACCGGCGTCTTTCGCCACCGCGCTCTTTCTCCCCCCCACGTTCACGCTCACGGCTGCGCTCTCTGCGCTCCCCTCTGGGCTCAGGTCCACGTTCACGCTCTCGTTCCCTGAGGTGAAGAGAAGGGCAAAAATAACAGTTAACTGACAAACCTCTACAGAAAATGTCAAGTCAGTCAAACCAAAATGTTCAATCCCAAGTCTACCGCTAGCCCATACCCTTTAGACTTGCATAGATCTAAAATAATTGGATCGAGGTAACTAAGGAAAATGGTAATAAATCCcctttggtcctgccgtacatacctacacttacgctacggtcacaagacgcaggcctcctaattgtcccaagaatttctaagcaaacggctggaggtagggctttctcctatagagctccatttttatggaatggtctgcctacccatgtgagagacgcagactcagtctcaacctttaagtctttactgaagacttatctcttcagtaagtcctatgattaagtatagcctggcccaggagtgtgaaggtgaacggaaaggctggagcaacgaaccgcccttgctgtctctgccttgccggttcccctctttccactgggattctctgcctctaaccctattacaggggctgagtcacaggcttactggtgctcttccatgccgtccatgggaggggtgcgtcacttgagtgggttgagtcactgacgtggtcttcctgtctgggttggcaccccccccttgggttgtgccatggcagagatctttgtgggctatactcggccttgtcttaggacggtaagttggtggttgtagacatccctctagtggtgtgggggctgtgctttggcaaagtgggtggtgttatatcctgcctgtttggccctgcccgggggtatcatcggatggggccacagtgtcttctgatccctcctgtctcagcctccagtatttatgctgcagtagtttatgtgtcggggagctagggtcagtcttttacatctggagtatttctcgtcttatccggtgtcctgtgtgaatttaaatatgctctctctaattctctctttctctcggaggacctgagccctaggaccatgcctcaggactacctggcatgatgactccttgctgtccccagtccacctggccatgctgctgctccagtttcaactgttctgcctgcggctatggaaccctgacctgttcactggacgtgcttgttgcaccctcgacaactactatgattattattatttgaccatgctggtcatttatgaacattttgacatcttgaccatgttctgttataatatccacccggcacagccagaagaggactggccacccctcatagcctggttcctctctaggtttcttcctaggtttttggcaattctagggagtttttcctagggagtttttcctagccaccgtgcttctttcacatgcattgcttgccgtttggggttttaggctgggtttctgtacagcactttgagatttcagctgatgtacgaagggctatataaataaattagatttgatttggcCTTCAGATAATTTTTCTATATTGCTACAGCTATTCAATTCTTTCAGGTCTAATGGGTAGGGCCTATTTAGAATAGGGTGACATAACCCTCCCTTAGTGGACCACCCCAAGGGCCCAGTGTCGTTACTCACCCTCCAATTGTGGGGTGGTCATCGTAACGCGAGGTGTCATCTCTTCCAGAGTGCTTGATATTGACGTCAGCCCCACCTCTCCTTGTCCCACCAAGACCACCGCCTGGTTGGGGATACATTCATTTCTTGTCTATGATTTGTATTTAAAACTGACTAATATTAAAAGGGATTCATAAAATGGCCTATGCCAAGAGAATCTGTTAATTATACACCGTCACAGAGATCATGTGCAGTTCCTCACCTAGCCTGCGGGGATGCCATCCCTTCACAGTGCGACCTCTCTCAACATCCACCAGCACTCTCCTTCCATCGATCTTCTTCCCGTCTGCATGCTTGTAGGCAGctggaggaaggggggggggtgatgatgagagaaaggtagagaaggGTAAGATGGAGCTCTGCGGTTTCAAAGGTAAGGTTAACAAAGAGTGCATGAATATACTGACCAGGAGCAGGTGAGGTAGTGTGGAGCTGCTCTCTGGGCAGACAGACCATGTAGTAGACCTTTTTCCACCACTAAATGCTGCATTTACCTGCACATCTACCTTTTTTGAAGATGTACCACAGTAAGTATTTTGTTGTGCAAGCACTTTACTTCAGTAAATCTTTATTTTGAAAAACGTTAGAGGGATAAAGAAATGCATTCTAGCCGCAAATTACAAGTGAGCCGGTATAGCAGATGGAAAAGCTTTTTGTGAACTATGCATTAATTATTAAAATCTCAAAACATTCAACTTTATTATATCAAGTGTTATATAATATATTCAAACAAAACATTGAAGTTTGGCCTATAATGATTGCTGTTTCATGTGGTTTCTGTGGCGCACCAGAGACCAAAAGTGAAACGCCGCTTAAAATAATTTAAATCTTACTTAGGTCAAGTGACCACACTGTCGAAGAGTCAACCTCTTACTATTGCATGGCTCATTTTTACCTTGAAGCTAAAGGTCATAGCTTCgaccaggggtactcaactcttaacCTACgtggtccggagcctgctgcttTTCTGTTCTGCCTGATAATTGcaaacctggtgtcccaggtctaaatcagtccctaatTAGAGAGGAACAATTGGGGGTTggtgcagtggaactggcttcgaggtccagagttgagtttgaggagATTAGACCATCAACAGTCTTGACTTTGCCCACGACTATAAGCTAAATTAATACATCTAAGGAAGCAAGCAAAAATGCTCAATATAAATTATATGCATACCAATAAATTATAGTGTTACGCATGAAAGGCTCAGGTAGCTTAAGCTAAGATTTTTTACCAACAACTACGCATTTAAATTGCTCCATAGCAATTTTGAAAATACCCAGCTTTATTACTGAATATTGCGTGTCCCTAGTGGTTAGCCTAGAgtttgagcgttgggccagtaaccgaaagtttgctggttcaaatccatgcagactaggtgaaaaatctgtcaatgtgcccttgagcaaagcactcaaccctaattgctcctgtaagtcactctggataagagcgtctgctaaatgaattaaATGTAAACGAGTAGTCCAAGCAGTTGACAGTACTTTGATGTGGAGTGCGTTTGAGAGCCTGTTGTGAAGTGCTCGTGCACTTTAAATAAATCAGCTGACAGTAATTCATATAGCAACATACTATATTACCCAACCTGACAAATTTATGAGAAATACATTTGTGCATGTTCACCCAATTGTCACATCTACAACCTCTTACCCAGAAGGAACAGCGAATCACCCCAACCGGACAAACAGCCATCCACTCCACTTACCAAAGCACGTCTAGCCACTTATAGGTGGAATTGGTGATTTTATACCAGTAGCTTGGTTTCCACCCAATTGGCGCCAGATTTTAATGCAAATATTCTCAAATCCGCATGAAAAAAAGCGAATTTTCCCACCAAACTGAATTGTTGCAGTTAAAAATCAATGCGTGTTGACGAAGTTCATggtatttataaaaataaaaaataaaaccatGTTTTACGTTTAACAACCAATTGTCACAAACTGGCGTTTAATATTAAATGTGCCTACGCTGGTCTTGGCGTGTGctttagccaacagctcgcaTATACAGtacgggtaggctagtctacagaTAATGGATGAGAGAATATTtcgtcaaacggcagtcaagcatcatgTCACCAGCATAAGAACATcaacatttattggaaaggaaAATCAAGCTCATCGCAGTGCACTTTCATCACCCTGTGATATTCATCATACATATATTTGATCTGTAGCCTATTAAACTGCATgatttcccgagtcgtagtgggataGTCgcttgactccaagtttacttcgacaAGACTAATTACTATCAATATTTGCCCCCAAAAGCATTTACACCGCTACTTCACGCAATTAATTTTacaaagatcccaccttgtcaaACTCTGCATTTACAAAATTGTACCGAAACGtcatgtttccatcacagctgtcgtgatttgTTTTAATACGGTACTTTTCAAAaactggatggaaacgtggttagtgaCAAACCAGGTGGATACTGCCCTGCAAATGACACCTTAGCACGTCCTGCAATAGCCATCCTCACTGGCACGACCATTCCTGGTGTTCTTAACCCCGGTTCAGTGAGACATAAAATACCAGTGACACATTGGTTTGAGTTTGAATATGTACTCAAATTGCCAGAATACACAACCTTGTATGGCAATGCTGCTTATTACACAAACATATCTTCTTACCCAATACATGTTGTGCTTCAGACTATAGTGAGGCTAATGTAAACTAGGTTGCCTTACATACAACCTCTGACCTTGTAATACTTGTCTGGAGGGGGAGATATATTGGAGGGGATTATCGCAATATGAGAATATGTGTCAAGTTATATACACATACCTTAGTGGAGGCTTTATGGGCTGCTGTGTTTGTTTTAACCAACTATCTTACCACCGCCTGGACACGAGCGCAGTGTCGGACTCAGAACCTCCGGGAGCATAGGGCTTCCAGTTGCAAGCCAAATTGGCAGGCTCCTGCCACTGCCAGATTTCCCACCACATAGTCTGCAGCTTCTGAGTCaaactcagaacacacacacacacacacacaaatatatactCCCTTGGCCCAGACAGTCTTGGGAtcagtctcttatgaccgaagAACTCGGCAGGATCCATGATGACCCATCCTGGCCTCTACACTGGTCTGCTCTGCTGTGGTAGACGATCCAATGGGAAACGGCAGAGGACTCTTTCCTCTTTATATCCAATTAGAGGGCCTTACCAGAACCACTCGCTTTTATAGCAAGAGGGCCTTACCAGAACCCCCTCTAGATCATAGCAAATTAATACTGTACTTTCATGACACCTCACAGGTTTATACTACCAGGGGGCCTTACCACAACCCCTCACTAATCTAACCAATCCGGGTTTGTCTTACCACAAACCATAACCTTCTCAACCAATCAGAGAGGACTTCACTCAAAGGGGGGGGTTGCTTTAACTCAACCCCAAAAACTCCTCAAACAAGGCCTAAATACAATCTTACTATATAAGCACACATGGTGCATatcaaaacgttttttttttaaagaaacaaagGTATGCATCTAGAGAAAATTAGATAAGTGTTTGGTGTAGGCTAGAATAAATGTAGGCTAGTTCGAGTGGTGACATGTTTCCTTACTTGACTGGTTCTATTAGCTGTATACACCGGATCCTTACAATCAGCTGTGGTAAAGAGATCTGGGGGTGAGATGACTGCCATGTCTGAATGAGCTATCGCTATGCTCGTCGACGTCTGCTCTTGCCTAGTTATATAGTAGGGACAAAGCTACATATGTGCATAAGTATGTGCCTTCCTGTAAAAGTGTTGAGTCCCCTCGTAAGCCTATTCTATTAAAGCCAGCTCGACGCACACAAGAAAGGACCTTAACTGACAATGCAAGGTGATTTCGTTTTGGGCGTGTGGTCTTTTTGATGCAATGTTATGCAAAAGATTGTCCTTTTCTTAATGATTATGCAACTTGATAAAATGCTGTTTCAGACAACTAAAATAGTAAAAGCAGGCCTATATGTAAGTGTTAAAAGGGATACATCGGAGGTGGCTTTAACACAAAAGGAAAACTCAAAAGGCACCCATTAACTGACTAATGGCCTGGGGGTGCGTTCAATGGTCAAAGCACCAGCTCCGTCTTATCAATGTCAGTATTGTTCAAGCAACATTTAAGCAGCTTTTAAAAAACAAAAAGTGCTTTGCCCATTGAACGTAGCTCCTCTTCCCTAAATAGGAGGATGGAGGGTGGAAAGAAAGCTTACCCATCATACAAACCCATCATACCAACCATATACTGAGCTGTGGTAGTAGGGTGTAGATGTATCATAACCATCATCATCTGCAAGCCAGCTCTGGCCAATAGCCATCACAGATAGGCGGCTGCAGTGGCAATGAGAACAACAAACAGTTAATACACTGCAGAGCCAGCATAGACATCCCCTCACAAGTCAACCCTCACCTGTCAACCCTCACCTGAGTCACATCATACCAAGTGTGGGCAACCTTGGTCCTGGGGAACACTATTTCCTGCCTGTTCATTGCACCCTGGGTGCATGACCCTAAGTGTTCCAGCAATGAATCAGCGGCCAAGTTCCAGGCCAGCTACACTGCAGTCGCGCTGTGCGGACTTGCCTCATCACCAACTAGCAGTCAGGCGTCAGATTCTTATTTTATATGATTTTTAGCTGACATGTAAAACACCTACACAGGTGTTGTGAGATCTGGCAAGTGACtgcaatgtagtcagcctggaagaTGGCCAATAAATAGCAATCTTAGAGAGCAATTGATTTACACCTGGAACACCCGTCTGCCTGATAATTTGTTTAAATTCGATCAATGAGAATGCCAGCGGGCATGGTAGCTCGCCAGGACCAGGGTGGAGGACCACTTACGAGCTGATAGAAATGGCCTAGTGTCACAAAAGCACAGATGAGGGTACCCAAGTTAACCAGacaagttggggggggggggggggggggggggggggagtactaGCCTGTTGGTGACCTGTAGCTTACCGTTGGTTGTCCAACCAGGAAACCTACCTGTTCCACAGATGACTTAACACTCCTAACTATTACAGGCCTAACCTACAGCAAGCAAAGACATTCAAGGTGACCAGAAGAACAAGGCTTAGAAGTTGTTTATACATACAAAACATAGGCCAAACCTTCCCACCAAATGGCACCGCCACATACAAGTGTCAGGGCTGGACTAACTGCACTCACTCAGACAAGTGCAGTACAGAAACCGTTTCGCAGCCTTGAGTTAGTCAAGAGGTCATCATGCGCCACACAAGACAGACATCACACAACTCACTCAGCACCTTGTTTCCCCTAATTAATAACATATCGCCATTCTAAACtcagttataaaaaaataaaaaggatgGATGATTTTGGGGACCCTTGTGTTCAGAGTTTAAATCTTTAACTTGTATGGACTGTGGGTCCATATTTTTAACCCCCTTGCCAataggcttgggcagtataccgtataccggggtatttggaaaaagaCACGGGATGGTTTTTCCATACCGTCAACACCGTTAAACTATTTCTTTGAGGTTTATTAATAAATTTGATTTGTAGCTACTTAAGTATATACCCACaatcaacttgtgcaatacgttaggagataaagaacaGAGTTCTTCATTTCACCCATCACATTATTATGAAGCTTACAGTAGTCCCCAGTCATGTTGTGTTTGTACACAGGCACACAACTACGAGAGAGACCGGAGCCAAGGGtgtcactcactgttgtgcagcatgCGCCAGGTGATTTAATTACAGTATGGGAAGTCAAAAAGTTAACTGTCTAAAGTGTGCCAACTtctgcatttggtttgctaatttagtagctagttagccaactagctaactggTTAGCTTCTTCAAAATCAAGCATTCACTTGGTAAAAGCAGAGAATaacctcctggatcaagagccttgctggCAAATATTGGTTTTGTGCTTGTAGCAAACAATCATTTGAGTTACAAAATGTTAGCAATGGCGGTATTACTGAATATCCCAGTATGACACAAGGTcggtatgaaggtatgacaatctggataccgcccaagcctacttTCCAGCTAGTGCTCCTTCTCTGACCCTTTTCATACCATTGTGCCAATCCAAACCATACTCTGCTGGCTTGGATACTTTCCATTCAACATGTCCTCGCAGCTTAATCAGGCCAGCGCAGTACAGCTCGGTGTGGCTCAGCAGTGTGAACAGTTTATTTTTACATTTGGCATATATTAAGAGTGGGCCTAGGACTATGGATAAATGTGAAACCATCACTCATCCTGGCCCTTCAAAGGGAAATCGCACCAAGGACAGCATAAGCTGCTAGTGCGGTACAGAAAATAGCAACATTTTAAAAACAGCCTAGTCAGTTTGCTCCATAAAAGGTGCTATTCAGTCAAGAGGGTTCCCCCTGCACTGGGCAAGAGAACAAGGTGCTGATGTTAACTAATAGTCAGCAACAGCAACTGGTACAACTTGTATAGCTATAGTGAAAGTACAACCATTTGTAAGGTCGCAAAAGTGATCTAGTGCATTTCTTTCAGAACCTTTCTTTTCGGTCCTtcaaaaaaaaaatttgaaaaaaaatatcctACCCACGTACCCTCCCAGCATTCAGACTCCCATTTGAGATGAGGTGGGTTATGAGGGGTTTGGTCTCTCATGGTACTCACAGTGCATGTCTCTCTCGTGCTCGTACTCTATGAAGGCGTAGCCTCTGGGCTTTCCTGACCGCTTGTTGTAGACGATGTAGATCTGGAAGAGAGCGACTATAATAACGCTAGCTGAacaagctggggggggggggcagaggacCAATTGCCACTAACAAATGTCCCATAAGTTGTATTATAAAACCAAAGGGTGGTTTAGGAGACAAAGACTAAACTTACCCGTTTGATGGGTCCGTAGACCTCAAACTCACGGCGAAGCTTGGATTCCGTGGTGTCATAATTCTGCAGCAATGATAACAGTTAACATCAACCCCATCAGAACTTGGTGGGAAAccccttttcaaatcaaattttatttgtcacatgtgcaaaatacagtgtagactttgACAGCCTGGTCTTAGAGTTGTCTTCAGAACACACTTCTGGGCTTCATAccatacaaaaaaaatgaaagtTATGCTTCAAGAAGTGGCTGCCTGGTTTTCATTGCGGAGTATGTATGCTTCATTTGTTATTAATCACTACCCGGCTTTAGTATCAGTGGCCAAGACAGGATGGAAGAGAAGGTAAAGATGCCATGGAACATGGAAGGTAGCCTGTATAATGCACACTTACCACACGAGCCACAAACAGGGTCTTGAAGGCATCCCCCTGAGCATTGGGGTCATTGTGTGGATCCCCTAAAAGGCAGAAGAAAATATTACAACCCGACTTCCATCAACTTTCAGTAAATCCTATGAAGGTCACGAAAGCACATCCATGTCAACAACTTACAGAGCTTCAGTTCTGTCTCCACAACCGTCTGTCTCCTCTCGATCTTCTCCCTCCTCTGTAAAACAGAAACAGGTTAGCTAGGTCCCTCAGACTCAGAACCTAAATGGTTACAGTACTTGTACATTAGAGCCATGTACTTGGACACCCCACTGAAGATTTCCAGTTATCCAATCTTATTCAGATATGCATTGAGGTTGACAAAAAAAAGTGGAAAGAAATGGCCACAAAGGGAAGTGAACCCTCTTCCAATTGTCTCACCTTTCTCTCCAACCTCTCATCACGAGTTTCTGCCCTAGTGGGAGGAGGGGCATCTCTGGGGTCCTATCAAAACAGTCCAAAAGTTAAAAGGGCCAAAGGCATTTAATCAAATAATATACCAAATAGCCAACTATCCATCTCATTCACAAAGAGTTTAATTTCACAAGAGCTAGGAAGGTTTGCCTTACCTCAAAGTGCCTGATGAAGGGAGCGATGCCACAGTATGGCTGGTTGTGGTGTTTTTCATGGGGAAGCTTCTCCAACTGGGTCAGAAATGGTATGGGGTCCCGGGGCGCAAATAGGGCCAGCAGATTGGGGGGTAAAAACTGGGTCATCTTTCACCTGCAGCGAGAAAAATAGATGTTTAGttcacaaacaacagagttactaATAATATGCAGAAGTAGAGTTGCATCAGTGTTGCCATTAAACAATGTGGACAGAGccacaaaggcttggaagaccaTTGTGATAACCATGCGCAGCTCAATTTCTTCTGCAAAGGTAAGGCAACATCTTACTTTCATGTGTGGAACTAGCTTCGAAGCTAGTGTCTATGAGAACTGATCAATGTTACCAAACAAAGCTCAATCTTCCCTTACCTGGAGGCTTCAAGGAAAATGAAGGCTGGAAGTCACATTTACaaggatagctagctagctggaatAGTGAATGCTTTAGGCTGATTGCTTGTTATACATAtacacaaaaatataaaaagcaaaaatgtaagattttactgagttagtt
This genomic stretch from Salmo trutta chromosome 32, fSalTru1.1, whole genome shotgun sequence harbors:
- the snrnp70 gene encoding U1 small nuclear ribonucleoprotein 70 kDa — translated: MTQFLPPNLLALFAPRDPIPFLTQLEKLPHEKHHNQPYCGIAPFIRHFEDPRDAPPPTRAETRDERLERKRREKIERRQTVVETELKLWDPHNDPNAQGDAFKTLFVARVNYDTTESKLRREFEVYGPIKRIYIVYNKRSGKPRGYAFIEYEHERDMHSAYKHADGKKIDGRRVLVDVERGRTVKGWHPRRLGGGLGGTRRGGADVNIKHSGRDDTSRYDDHPTIGGERERERGPEPRGERRERSRERERGGEKERGGERRRSRSRDRRRRSSRSRERGDRGLGLAGPGEESIGGGRRRDRERERGGGGPGGDSHSRERSRDKGERKRRSRSRERKRDRERGKGGEGDEGMGLGDGMMGEGGEKMPEEPSVGEEGGEVGEERGGRERDKDRDRERDRDRRRSHRDKDRERDRERHRGDREKDREHKRDRERGGGERREDRHGSLLLPSAEQDDVGNGEAGDAPPQPEENSQDGLMVDQESVQSGEGYVSNENGYKVETQADEY